From Apium graveolens cultivar Ventura chromosome 9, ASM990537v1, whole genome shotgun sequence, the proteins below share one genomic window:
- the LOC141686152 gene encoding uncharacterized protein LOC141686152 produces the protein MLGQNLGKTTRTSYANVVMNTSTQNGENRSDSSSSTQRNIVNDEEVSIESNLHPLYLQNIDHPGLVLIAKKLTGTGNFGPWNRSITIALSAKNKIGIVNGSYPRPNDDSPLKTHWDRVNDMVISWIMNTVSDEISNGMDFVTSAQDLWNELHDQFSSVNGHRVYQVLKDLHALEQGEKSVEIYYHRLKNLWDEYTSLESIVACKCGCKCGSSKLQEDREQRKKLLQFLMGLNDSYSTARG, from the coding sequence ATGTTAGGTCAAAATTTGGGGAAAACAACTCGTACATCATATGCTAATGTTGTGATGAATACTTCTACTCAAAATGGTGAAAATAGGAGTGATAGCAGTAGTTCGACTCAAAGAAACATAGTCAATGATGAAGAAGTTTCAATTGAGTCAAATCTGCATCCTCTCTATCTTCAAAACATTGATCATCCTGGTTTAGTACTCATTGCCAAGAAATTAACCGGAACTGGTAATTTTGGTCCATGGAATCGTTCTATTACTATTGCTTTGTCAGCCAAGAATAAAATTGGTATTGTTAATGGTTCTTATCCTCGGCCTAATGATGACTCACCTTTGAAAACACATTGGGATAGAGTTAATGATATGGTTATAAGTTGGATAATGAATACTGTCTCTGATGAAATAAGCAATGGAATGGATTTTGTTACTTCAGCTCAGGATCTTTGGAATGAACTACATGACCAGTTCTCCAGTGTTAATGGTCACAGGGTGTATCAAGTGTTAAAGGATTTACATGCCTTGGAACAAGGAGAGAAATCAGTTGAGATTTACTATCACAGGTTAAAAAACCTTTGGGATGAATACACATCTTTGGAGTCCATTGTGGCTTGTAAATGTGGTTGTAAATGTGGATCTTCTAAACTTCAGGAAGATAGGGAACAGAGAAAGAAATTGCTTCAATTTCTCATGGGTCTTAATGATAGCTATTCTACAGCTAGAGGTTAG